GAAAATAGTAGTATCAATATAAACCCGTCTCCCTTTCAAGAGACTCCTCAACAAGCTTCACCGCATCAACTCTTTTAACACCACCAAGATATCTATCAACAATAGTTGAGAGTCTTTTCAAGGCCTCAGAGCCTCTAATAGGCTCCATAACTATCTTACCATCAACAACTCTAACTAGCAATCTGTCTCCAACACTTATCCCAAGAGCCTCCCTAATCTCCTTAGGAATAGTGACCTGGAACCTACGAGTCACAATAACCTTAACCATAATCCCACTCATATACCGGAATAGTGCCATAGAATTTAAATCATTTAATGTAAACCTTGCCTCTTAGGACTAAGAGGTTATGGCGATTAATGGTTTTTAAAGATTCGCCTATCAGCGTAGTGGATCCGAGTATATTAAGAGGATGATCTTAGTGTTAATTGAATTAAACGAAATATTTGGTGCCTATACAATGATGATACTACCATCTTGAACGAGATATATTGCAAATTAGAAATACACTTAGGAGAGGGGATATATGTATATCATAGTGCGTGAAAGCCATCGAGGTCTAAGCCGTAGTAGTCAGTATTACTTCGTTATAGAAGAAAATAGGTTGCTACATATTTCTCATTATGCGGTTTCTCAGAAGAAGATATATGAAGATTTAGTCGAATATATAGTAGATCTCAATAGGCTATACAATAAAAAGATCGTTGAGATATCATCTACTAATAGTGGAATCCTCTGCATCGCATCTATATATCCAGCCGAGGATTTGAGGCTCGAGTTCGACCAAAGAAGGAGAGAGACACAAGGACTCTCCTATCTTAATAGCTTTGAATTAGCATATTTAACATATGATGAAAGAATGTTTCTTCAAACAGATTGGAAACAATATTATCTCTCAATGATTAAAGAGCTATCTAAATTCCTCACAGAGTTAAAGAATCTTAACCGAGAGTTTCCATATATCATCCTAACAAGTCTTATTGCTTGTCAGATCGAGAGCCGAGCTAACTATCCATTATCCTTTCTAATACCTTATAGTGCAAATGCTAGGAGGAAATCATTAGAAGCATTAACTAAAGAAATACATCAGATGTGGGTGGCAACACGTTTAATTGTAGAACTAGCTAAATTCGGAAGAGTGAGGAATACTTATATAAACTTTGAGCAGAGCTCGTACTATGCTATAGCTTCATTCTATTGTAAAAGTGAAATATGCTCCTTATGGTATGAATTCGATATGAATCCTCATACCATGTGTGGGGGTATGTTATGGTATAAAAGCGCTTCTAATACGCTTAGAAAGTTCTACGAACACGCTGTAGCCGTACTTAATAAAAGGGGATTAAAGAGAGCACCTCTAAGACCTGACATAGCTATTCTGCAAGGAGGCATGAGTTGCGATGAAGTTGTAAACGAGTTTAAAGTGAAGATGATCATAGAGTGCAAGAATTGGGAGTACGAATACTGGGCTAAGGATGTAGATAACCAGGTTATTCCCTATAAAGAGATCTTTCAGCCAGATGTGATAATTATTGCATCAATGAAGAAGGTTCCTGAACATATTAAATCACTACTCAATAGACATGGAATTATTATAATTGATGAAGTACATCCTGGGGGGAAAGGTGAGAAAGAACTTCTAGAACTTATAAAAACCTTTTAATCTCTATTCTAATGTACTACAATGTTTATGAACTTAGCTAATATTATTGAATAAATTAGAACATATGTTTATTGCTATAATTTAGGTGATAGACCCCTATATCGGAAAAGCTATTATTGTATCCACACTAGATATTAATTTGCTAACTTTCCTTCCTCATATTCTTTTATTTTATAATCCTCCAATAACGCTTTGAAACAGCTAGTTTTAAGAGAGATCATAGCGAGGCCGTGATAATCATCTAACCTATCCCACTCTTAGAAATGCGAGATCTTATGTAAAGTTATTAGAGAACTCATAGGTGTTTTTAGATCTTAGATAGACCTCTGATGATACTGAAATACCTTGAATTATATTTTATATTCTGAATATAGAGTATAATTAAGATTCTCAAGATGCTCCTCATTTTTGTCAGCTGAGACAGGTTATGTCACGGATCCAAACGGCTCTTCTTCATCATCACTAGATAACCTGTCTAGGGGCTTTTAGCTTTTATATGTTGATGAGGGCTCTCGGTTTATTGCTTCTCTATCCCGGAGATCTTTTCGTAGAGCTTTATAAGTGCATGGGTGCCCTTTTCACCAAGCCCCATGGCCTCTAGGGCGTTGTATAGTTGGAGGGCTAGGGCTGTTGCTGGTAATGGTGTTGAGAGTCTCGATGCCTGTTCGAGTGCGTATCTAAGGTCTTTCTTTAGGTGTGATGCTCTGAACCCTGGTTCGAGATCGTTTTTCATTATCTTTGGCATGTAGTACTGTACTGTGAATGAGTTCGCAGCACCGCTTGAGAGAACCTGGAATAGCTTCTCCTCATCGATCCCTGCTTTTC
This region of Sulfolobales archaeon genomic DNA includes:
- a CDS encoding AbrB/MazE/SpoVT family DNA-binding domain-containing protein; the protein is MVKVIVTRRFQVTIPKEIREALGISVGDRLLVRVVDGKIVMEPIRGSEALKRLSTIVDRYLGGVKRVDAVKLVEESLERETGLY